A single genomic interval of Cervus elaphus chromosome 19, mCerEla1.1, whole genome shotgun sequence harbors:
- the RAP2B gene encoding ras-related protein Rap-2b, translating to MREYKVVVLGSGGVGKSALTVQFVTGSFIEKYDPTIEDFYRKEIEVDSSPSVLEILDTAGTEQFASMRDLYIKNGQGFILVYSLVNQQSFQDIKPMRDQIIRVKRYERVPMILVGNKVDLEGEREVSFGEGKALAEEWSCPFMETSAKNKASVDELFAEIVRQMNYAAQPNGDEGCCSACVIL from the coding sequence ATGAGAGAGTACAAAGTGGTGGTGCTGGGCTCGGGCGGCGTGGGCAAGTCCGCGCTCACGGTGCAGTTCGTGACCGGCTCCTTCATCGAGAAGTACGACCCCACCATCGAGGACTTCTACCGCAAAGAGATTGAAGTGGATTCATCGCCGTCGGTGCTGGAGATCTTGGACACGGCGGGCACGGAGCAGTTCGCATCCATGCGGGACCTGTACATCAAGAATGGCCAGGGGTTCATCCTCGTGTACAGCCTTGTGAACCAGCAGAGCTTCCAGGACATCAAGCCCATGCGGGACCAGATCATCCGCGTGAAGCGGTACGAGCGCGTGCCCATGATTCTGGTGGGCAACAAGGTGGACCTGGAGGGCGAGCGCGAGGTTTCATTCGGCGAGGGCAAGGCCCTGGCGGAGGAGTGGAGCTGCCCCTTCATGGAGACCTCGGCCAAAAACAAAGCCTCGGTGGACGAGCTGTTCGCCGAGATCGTGCGGCAGATGAACTACGCGGCGCAGCCCAACGGCGATGAGGGCTGCTGCTCGGCCTGCGTGATCCTCTGA